The window GACTGCACCGGCCCCGCACGCTCCTCGGGGAACGCCTCAACGACGTCGTGCAGCAGACGCTCTCCGACGTCGACGTCATCGCGTTCTGCGTCCCCGCCGACGAGAAGGTCGGCCCGGGGGACCGGTTCATCGTCGAACAGATCGGACAGTTCCCGCGCCCCCGCCGCATCGCACTCGTGACGAAGGCCGAGACCGTCGGCCGCGACGTCCTCGCCCAGCGTCTCCTCGAGGTCGACGAGCTCGCGGAGTGGGACGCCGTCATCCCCGTGTCCGCGATCGAGGGCATCCAGCTCGACACGCTCGTCCGTGAGCTGATCGCCCTCATGCCCGAGTCTGACCCGCTGTACCCGGCGGACATGATCACCGAGGAGTCGTTCGAACAGCGCGCCGCCGAGCTCGTGCGCGAAGCGGCCCTCGCCGACGCGCGAGAGGAGCTGCCGCACTCGATCGCCGTGACGATCGACGACGTCGTCCTCCGGGACGATGGTTCCACGCGCGAGGTCTATGCCAACATCGTCGTAGAGCGTGACAGTCAGAAAGGGATCATCATCGGCCGTGGCGGCGAGCGACTCCGGCGGATCCGGGAGACGGCTCAGCGTGAACTCGACCGGATCTCCGAGGGCCGGACCATCCTCTCGCTCCACGTCAAGGTAGCGAAGGAATGGCAGCGTGATCCCAAGCAGCTCGGACGTCTCGGCTTCTGAGCCGACGCGCCCCGCTGCCGATCGTCGCGAGGGACGCGTGCGGGCGTTCCTGCGCCGCCATACGCGTCGGATCACGTGGACGAACTGGCTGTTCGACAGCCTGCTGGCCGTCGTCATGCAGGGCATCATCGGCTTCCCGTTCGTGTTCCTGCAGTCGTCCACGGTGTGGTTCGATCCGCAACTGATCCTGCCCGGGGTGCTGTACACGCTCGCACTCGTGATCCGTCGCTGGGGGCCGGGACTCTCGCTCGCGGTGGTGTTCGTGACGGTCGCGTTCAAGCTCCTCGCGGGCATCGATCCGCACGGCCAGGATCTCGCGATCGCGGTCATCGTGTTCACGTGCGCGGCGTACGGGAGCAGACGCAGTCTCATCACCTCGGCCGTCTCGGCGGCGGTCATCCCCGCGGCCGTCATCCTGTCCCTGCTGTGGCACGAGCCGCGCGTGCTCGGCTGGAACCTCCTCGCGAGCCTCATCGACATCGAGCCGAGCGGTTTCGTCATCGCCGCGTCGATCGTCTGGTTCCTGCTCGCCGTCGCACTGTCCATGTGCTGGCTCGGGGGACTCCTTCGGCGGATGCAGCGAGACGCCCAGGTCGCGCGGACCAAGCGCGAGGTCGCCGAGGTCGAGAGCCTGCGGAGCCGTGAACAGCTCTTCGTCGAGCAGGAGCGCAACCGGATCGCTCGTGACATGCACGACGTCGTCGCGCACTCGCTCGCGGTCGTCGTCGCCCAGGCGGACGGCGGCCGGTACGCGATGCGAACGAATCCGGCCTCGGGTGAGGAGACGCTCACGAAGATCGCCGAGATCTCCCGGGACGCGCTCGTCGAGGTCCGCGGCCTGCTCGGCCAACTCCGCCACAGTCAGCCGTCGGGGCCACAGCCGGGCTTCGCCGACGCCCCCGTCGTCCTCGAACGCATGCGGCTCGCCGGCCTCCGTATCCTGGTGGAGAGTTCGGGCGCGCCACAGTCGCTCCGACAGAACGCCGACATCGCGCTCTATCGCCTCGTCCAGGAGTCCTTGACCAACTCCCTCCGACACGGCGACCCGAACCTCCCGACGATCATCCGCATCGCGTGGGGACCCGAGCTCCGCGTCGAGGTCGAGAACACGTGCAATCCCGTTCCGCCGCCCCCGCGAGCGGACTCCGGACACGGTCTCATCGGTATGCGGGAGCGGATCGTCATGAGCGGTGGGACGCTCGAAGCGGGACGGATCGGCGACCGGTTCCACATCGTCGCCGTCGTTCCGACCGTGCCGCAGGGCGATACGGCGCCGACACGGACCGTCGACATCGTCGGATCCCGCGACCCCGTCATCGCGGGTGGGAATCCCGCGGGGATCCCCGCCGCTGGGAGCCCCGCGGGAGCGGCCGCTGCGACGGCCACGGGTGTGCGTGGCGCGCCCGGTGTCGTGCCCGGTGGCACCGCCGCGACGGAGGGAGGCCCCGGGGCGCAGAACGACGAGCCGTGTCCCGACACCACCGGCCCCGTACCGGGACCGACCGAGCCCTGCCCGGATGGCGGGCCCATCGGACCGGACGAGCGGGAGCGACTCGACCGCTGGACCGGGCCGAGTGTCCGCGGCAGCACCGACGTCCCCCGACGCGGCGACGATTCGGCCGCACCGACCTCCGGCCCGACGGTACGCTGATGAACATGACGACTCTTCCGCAGGCAGAACAGATCCGCGTCGCCCTCGTCGACGACCAGCCACTGTTCCGAGGCGGTATCCGGATGCTCATCGAGAGCCAGCCGGACATGACGTTCGTGGGCGAGGCGAGCGACGGTGCCCAGGCGGTGCACCTCGCGATGCAGATCAAGCCCGACGTCATCCTCATGGA is drawn from Pseudoclavibacter chungangensis and contains these coding sequences:
- the era gene encoding GTPase Era, which encodes MTDTAPETSGSYRAGFLTFVGRPNVGKSTLTNALVGEKIVITSPKPQTTRRAVRGIVHRPDGQLVIVDTPGLHRPRTLLGERLNDVVQQTLSDVDVIAFCVPADEKVGPGDRFIVEQIGQFPRPRRIALVTKAETVGRDVLAQRLLEVDELAEWDAVIPVSAIEGIQLDTLVRELIALMPESDPLYPADMITEESFEQRAAELVREAALADAREELPHSIAVTIDDVVLRDDGSTREVYANIVVERDSQKGIIIGRGGERLRRIRETAQRELDRISEGRTILSLHVKVAKEWQRDPKQLGRLGF
- a CDS encoding sensor histidine kinase; this translates as MIPSSSDVSASEPTRPAADRREGRVRAFLRRHTRRITWTNWLFDSLLAVVMQGIIGFPFVFLQSSTVWFDPQLILPGVLYTLALVIRRWGPGLSLAVVFVTVAFKLLAGIDPHGQDLAIAVIVFTCAAYGSRRSLITSAVSAAVIPAAVILSLLWHEPRVLGWNLLASLIDIEPSGFVIAASIVWFLLAVALSMCWLGGLLRRMQRDAQVARTKREVAEVESLRSREQLFVEQERNRIARDMHDVVAHSLAVVVAQADGGRYAMRTNPASGEETLTKIAEISRDALVEVRGLLGQLRHSQPSGPQPGFADAPVVLERMRLAGLRILVESSGAPQSLRQNADIALYRLVQESLTNSLRHGDPNLPTIIRIAWGPELRVEVENTCNPVPPPPRADSGHGLIGMRERIVMSGGTLEAGRIGDRFHIVAVVPTVPQGDTAPTRTVDIVGSRDPVIAGGNPAGIPAAGSPAGAAAATATGVRGAPGVVPGGTAATEGGPGAQNDEPCPDTTGPVPGPTEPCPDGGPIGPDERERLDRWTGPSVRGSTDVPRRGDDSAAPTSGPTVR